Genomic window (Cellulosilyticum lentocellum DSM 5427):
ACTTAATAGACGTTTCTGCATGGAGCTTAGAGATGTTTATCATCAACCAGAACATATCATCCACAATATGAGTATTATTTGTGATGGCCAAATCAAAATGGCCTATCTTGCTATTGTTGGAAGCTTCTCTGTTAATGGTGTAGCTGCTATTCATACAGAAATCCTAAAAAATAATGTACTTAAAAACTTCTATAATATTTATCCAAATAAATTTAACAATAAAACAAATGGTATCACTCAAAGACGTTGGTTAGGTCATGCTAATCCTGAATTAGCTACCCTCATTACAGATACAATCGGTGATAAGTGGTATAAAGACCTTACCCATTTAAAGAAACTGGTACCATATAGTAAAGATAAAGCTTTTATAGAAAAATTTAGAGATATTAAATATAACAACAAGGTTCGTCTTGCTGATTATATTAAAGAACATAATGGTATTGTTGTTAATCCTGATTCTATCTTTGACGTTCAGGTTAAACGTCTTCACGAATATAAACGTCAGCTTATGAATGTTCTTCATATTCTTATGCTTTATAATGAAATTAAAGCTAAACCTAATGGCAATTATGTACCTCGTACCTTTATTTTTGGTGCCAAGGCTGCTCCTGGTTATACTAGAGCTAAGCTTATCATCAAGCTCATCAATTCTGTAGCTGACTTAGTTAATAATGACCCTATGACAAAAGATTACTTAACAGTTGTTTTCATCGAAAATTACTGTGTATCTAATGCAGAAATTATTATTCCAGCTGCTAATGTTAGTGAACAAATTTCTACCGCTAGTAAAGAAGCTTCTGGTACAAGTAATATGAAATTTATGCTTAATGGCGCTTTAACTATCGGTACCCTAGATGGTGCCAATATAGAAATTTTCGAAGAAGTTGGTAAAGATAATATCTTTATCTTTGGGTTAACCTGTGAAGAAGTTCTTAATCTCTATCAATCAGGTCAATATAATCCATGGGATATTTACCATAACGATTCTGAAATTCATAGTATATTGAACCTACTTATTAATGGTGCACTTTCACCAAAGAATCCTGGCCTCTTTGTAGAATTGTATGAGTCTCTATTAAATAGAGCTGGAGATAATTTAGCTGATCCTTATTTTATTTTAAAAGATCTTCGTGCTTACCATACAGCTCAAAAAGCTTTAGAGTATGCTTATTTAGATGAAGTCACTTGGAATCAAAAAGCTATCATTAATACGGCTTGCTCTGGTAAATTCAGTTCTGACCGTACGATTAAACAATATGCTGATGAAATTTGGGGGCTAAAACCACTAAAAATAAAATAAAAATATATTCACATTAACTCCTTATAGTCATGCTATAATTGAAATATGAATTTTTTAATGAAGAGGAGTGATGAACATGAATTACAAAGTCCTAGTTGGTATCACTATCCAAGAAAACAGCCGTCGTTTAATCGCAGAAGGTTTTAACCTCTCTCAATCTATAGATGCACCACTTCATATTTTGCACATTAGGAAAGGAGAAACCATCTTCGACAGGCCAGAAAGCAGTGAGCTCCTCTCCGACCTCTTTGCGTATGGTGGTGAATTAGGTGGTGAAGTTCACTTCCTATGTAGTAATAACATTCCTGAAACGATTACGAGTTTTATTAAAGAAAATGATATTACCCACCTAGTCATTGGTGAAACACCTAATGGTAATACTATTTCTCCAGGCTCTAGTGTATATGAACAACTGAAATCACAGATTGGAGATATTGAAATCGTTGTACTTCCCAGGGAAATAATTGAAGATAAAATGGCTTAAGTATAAAAGAGTGGCTATTATACATGAATAATGTATAGTAGCCACTTTTCATATGTTTATCTTACTTCCTGCTACTAGATGCAATCACAGTTCCACTAGCATCTAACAACTCTAATGTATATTCAAAATTAGCATTAGGCTTACCATTACAAATCATTCCAAACGTTGCTGCACTATTTGGTGCAAGCTTAGCCTGCCATGAAGCTGGTGTAATAACGATTTCTTCTCCTTGTGATATCATATCTACGTTCCAAGAGCTTGTCACATTAAAATCTACTTGTAATAGTTTTAGCCTCCAACTTTCACATGTAACTGTTCCCTGATTAATAACTTTTATATCTACCCCAAAAGCCCCTCCCCAGTCATTTATGCTAGCCTCCAATTTTGCCATTTCGCTTGATGGCTCTGGAGTTGGTGTTGGTGTAGGTGTTGGAATTGGTGTAGATGTTGGTGTAGGTGTAGGTGTGGGCGTTGTAACTACCTCTTCTAAAATCCACCTTTGATTAGCTCCCCCTGCATATGTCCACTCACATACATTAGCTCCATTACTAGTACTATTAGCATAAACATCTAAGCTAGATAAATCCTGACTTACCTTCGTAACAATACCGTAGCTACCATCATTGTTTGCGACAAACTTAAATAATTGCGCATCAGAAGCTGTATCTTGATAAATCTGTATATTAGTTCCATCAGCAGTCTTTCCATAATCTACATCTAATAAATAGCTTCCATCCCCTACTCCTGAATACAACTTATAATAGCCATTACCTACAGATTTTATAGTCCATGTGTTATAAGCAGCAGCACCATTAGCTCCCCATTGTTGCACATTTGTTCCATTAGCTGCTACTCCTCCTGCAACATCTAAATACAATCCGCTTTTTACATTCTTAATCATGTATTGCCCTTCTTTGATTTGTGCACCTATTACTGGCTCCTTACTCTTCACTTCTTTTTCTACATAATCACCTACTGCATAAATAGCTGGCTGACTTGGTGATTTCATATCTGTCCCAATATAGTAACTTGGGTGTGGTGGTTGGTTATAGGCTACGTTTTGCCATGCAATAGCTGTTCTATACTGTGTATCATGCATGAGTGTATAAAGCTTAGTGTCTGTTAATGCCGTTGTTGTATAGATTCTAAGTGCAGTATCATCTGAAGTTGGCCATATAACTTCCTCTCGCCAGTCTCCTAAAATATCACCGGATAAGCTCGGTGTTGCTTTTGTACTATTATTAGAGTGTACATTACTTCCGGTTAATAAACGATCAGTTGACTTTGTATTCCAGTTCCATTTATTAATATATGTACGGTCTAATCCTTCTCTATAAAGGTCCCCATCCCACCATATAGCAAAGTTGATTCCGAAGCTACCTGTATTAATGCTGATTTTATTACCATTTTTATCAAAGTTACCTACTGAAGATAATGCCACATATGGATAATAGTCAGGCCCTATATTGGCAATCAATCCTCGGCCCACATCCGTTCCTGTTTTGACTGACCAAAGAGCTTTTCCTGTTTTAGCATGTCTTAATTGTACACTTTCTATGTTACTTCCCTTCTCTTCATGTACTTGATAAATTTCTAGCCCACTATGCGTAGGATCAAAATCTCCTACATGTAAGGCATCCCCGTGTCCCATACCTGTTGTATATAAACCTTTTCCATTATGATCAATTATAGCTGAACCATAAACTATTTCATCATACCCATCATCATCCACATCTGCTACAGAAAGATTATGATTACCTTGTCCTGCATAACTACTGTTACCTGAGGTACTACTATCAAAAGTCCACTTTTTATTAAGCTTGCCACTACTTATTTCATATGCTGAAATAACCGCTCTTGTATAATACCCTCTAGCCATAATTAAATAGGGCTTTTGTCCATCCAAGTAAGCAACCCCTGCAAGAAATCGATCTACACGATTGCCATAATTATCTCCCCAACTACTCACTGTTCCACGTGGGGGTGTAAAATCTACAGTATTAATAATCTCACCTGTATCTCCTTCAAATAATGTTAAATATTCAGGTCCGCTTAATATATAGCCACTACTATTACGATAGTCTTTTGAAGCATCTCCTATAGTAGTTCCACCCCCATCCTTAGTCCCATCAGCCGTTTTCATTGCAATTTCAGCTTTACCATCTCCATCAAAATCATAAGCAATAAACTGTGTATAGTGTGCCCCTGCTCTAATATTTTTCCCTAAATCAATACGCCATTTGTGTGTACCATTTAATTCATAGCAATCGATATAAACATTAGAGGTATAACCTGATTTTGAATTATCCTGTGAATCACTAGGATCCCACTTTAAAATAATTTCGTATGCTCCATCTCCATCTACATCTGCTACAGTAGCATCATTAGCAGAATAAATACTACCAGGCTTATTAATAGGCACATCTAAATAATTATTGTTCCACACGCCAACACTATCAGATTCTGTTTGTTCAATGCTATTAACTACAGTTCGAACATAATATGAGTCTGTAACCTTTCCGTTACTATCTACATAGTTAGTACTACTTACAATGGGCCCTGCAATTTTTACGCCATTTCTATAAAGATTAAAGCTAGTAGCATACCCTTCTGTGCCTAATAATCTCCAAGATAAAAATACGCCTTCATTTACCTTTACTGCCACTAATCCTCTATCTAGTGCCTCAACTTGCCTTACTGTAGCAGCACTCGTAGGAATAGTTATACTCGTTAAACTTCCTATTCCTATCATTGATAACGCTAGTGTCTTAGCTAATATTCTCCGCAGTTTAAAATCTTTTCTTAATCCTAAGCTCATATTGATCCCTCCATAATTATTTTCTTAATTATCTTATTTTTATTCAAACTTATCTATTAACTAAGCTTAAGATGTTCTGTTTTATTACCTCATTTGTTTAACTATAATTTTTTAATTGATAAAACTTGTTTTTTTCTTATTTTTATTTATCTCAAATTATTTTATTTATCATAAATTGAATTAACTAAGGTATCCTTCATATGATTATCCTTAATACTTGATTAAGTAGTGGGGAAATTTTAGTCTTCTTGTTATCTTTTGTCCTCATTTGTGATATACTATATGACAGATTAATATCTTTAATGAGTAATGGGAGTCCTTTACATGAAAACAAGTATTATTACAGATACAACAGCACTTTTAGAGGCAGCCAATATTCTTCAACAAGGCGGTCTTGTGGCATCGCCTACTGAAACTGTTTATGGACTTTGCGCTAATGCTTTAAATGAAAATGCTGTTAAAAATATTTATAAGGCTAAGGGGCGACCTAGCGATAATCCGCTAATTGTACATATAGCTGATTTAGAAATGCTAAGTCCTCTTGTAGAAGAAGTACCTCCTATGGCTAGAACCTTAATGGAGCACTTTTGGCCTGGTCCATTAACACTTATCTTTAAAGCAAGTTCGTTAGTTCCTAAAGTCGTAACTGGTGGACTAGATACAGTAGCTATTCGCTTTCCTTCTCATCCTATTATTCAGCAGCTGATTAAAGCCTCAGGATTGCCTCTAGCAGCACCTAGTGCTAATACTTCTGGCAAACCTAGCCCAACTAATGCCTCTCGTGTTATAGAAGATTTAGAGGGTAAAATAGATGCTATTATTGTAGGTGATTCTTCTAAGTATGGTGTAGAATCTACTGTTGTAGATACAACAGGTGAAGTAGCTACCATCTTAAGACCTGGTGGTATTACTGCCGAAATGATAGAAGCAGTCCTAGGCAGTGTTACTATAGATCCTGCCATTAGCCATGCACTCAAAGAAGGTGAGCTTCCTAAGGCGCCTGGAATGAAATATATACACTATTCGCCTAATGCAGAGGTTATTATTGTTGATGGCGAAGAATCCCTTGTAATAAGCAAAATGAATGAGCTTATTGTATCTGCTCATAGTCAAGGCAAAAAAGTAGGCGTTCTAGCTACTGATGAAACCAAAGAGCATTTTAAGGCTGACTTAGTTATCAGCGCTGGTACTACTAAAAACCTTACAACTATCGCTGCCCATCTTTTTGAAGCATTACGTACATTTGATGATGCGGATATTGATATTGTATACTCCCTAGCTTTCCCTAAAAAGGGAATTGGCAATGCCATTATGAATAGACTTGAAAAATCTGCCGGGTATCATATTATAAAGCTTTAATTTTTGTTTACAAATTTCAAAAATAGCTTATAGTATATAGAAGTGATTTATTTAGTTACAACACATAGGATTTATACTATAATAAAACTGGAGGAAATATTATGATAGCAATTGGATGCGACCATGGTGGCTTTGCTCTTAAGCAAGAAATCATCGCATATTTTAAAGCAAACGGTACAGAGTTCAAAGACTTTGGTTGTATGAGTGAGGAAGCTGTTGATTATCCTGACTATGCAAAATCTGTTTCAAAAGCTGTGCTTAGCGGCGAATGTGAGAAAGGTGTTCTAATTTGTGGAACAGGAATTGGTATCTCTATTGCAGCAAATAAAATTCCTGGTATTCGTTGTGCACTTTGCCACGATGTTTTCTCAGCTGAAGCTACTCGTCTTCATAATGATACCAATATTGTCGCTTTAGGAGGCCGCGTTATAGGGCCAGGCCTAGCTATAAAAGTTGTTGATACTTTCTTAAAAACGCCATTTTCTAATGAAGAAAGACACATCAAGAGAATCTCTAAAATAGAAGAAAAATAAATTTACTTATTACTTAGGAGGAATATTAACATGGAAAACGTATTTATTATGGATCACCCACTCATTCAGCACAAAGTAGGTCGCTTAAGAAGTCATGACACAGGTTCAAAAGAATTTCGTGAGCTTGTACGTGAAATCGCACAATTAATGTGCTATGAAGCAACACGCAATTTACCTCTTGAAGACTATGAAGTAGAAACACCACTTACAAAAACAACTTGTAAACGTATTGCTGGTAAAAACCTAAGCATTGTACCTATATTACGTGCAGGTCTTGGTATGGTAGATGGTATGCTTGATCTTCTTCCAACTGCTAAAGTAGGTCATATCGGCCTTTACAGAGATCCTGAAACACTTCATCCAGTTGAATATTACTGCAAACTTCCTAAAGATGTAGAAGAAAGAGATTTCTTTGTACTTGATCCAATGCTTGCTACAGGTGGTTCAGCTATTGCAGCTATTCAATTCATCAAAGACCGTGGTGCTACTAGCATTAATTTCCTTTGCCTTATTGCTGCACCAGAAGGTATCAAAGCGCTTCAAGCAGCTCATCCAGATGTTAAAATCTATGCAGCCTCTTTAGATGAAAAATTAAATGACCACGCTTATATTATGCCAGGACTTGGTGATGCTGGTGATAGATTATTTGGTACAAAATAAATCTTAAAAATACAAAAAGCTCCACGAGTCCTAGTTGACAAGTGCGAGCTTTTATTATAAAACATTAGTAGGATATGGTCAGGTTTGTTATTTTTAACGTGTGGTAAGCTTTTTTTGCCTAATATTTGACATATCACTTTTAGAAATTTATGAATATATACTAATAGATAGGTATAAACTATTAGTACTCATATATGTTCTACATATTTAAGGAGATGAACCTATGGGAAACATAGATTATGCAATTTTATATGCCATTGCATTTGTCTTAGCATTTTTAATTGCATTTTTTGCAACGCCTTTAGCTAAAAAGATTGCATTTAAAGTTGGAGCTATCGCAAAACCCAGAAAACGTGATATGCATAAAGTACCTATCCCTCGTATGGGCGGAATTGCTATCTTTGCTGGTTTTATGATTACATTTTTAACTCTTATTTGGAAATTACCTCTGGTTAATATAAAGCAAACCCTTGGAGTATTTATTGGATGCACCATGATTTTCTTACTTGGATTTTTTGATGATATTTTTGAGCTTCCTGCGAAACCAAAATTTCTCATTCAAATCCTCGCTGCAGCAGTAGTTGCTTTATGTGGTGTACGTATTGATTTCTTTACTATTCCATTTATTGGAGACAAGGAATTTTATACGACTTTCTTAGCTATCCCAGCTACAGTCATTTGGATTGTAGCCATTACCAATGCCGTTAACTTAATTGACGGCTTAGATGGTTTAGCAGCAGGCGTTTCTTCTATTGCTTCACTTTGCTTAATGGTATTATCTATTTACTTCGATAACCCCCCAGGAGCATTTCTCACAGCCATCTTAGCTGGTTCATGCATGGGCTTCTTGCCTTATAACTTTAATCCTGCTTCTATTTTTATGGGGGATACTGGTTCTACCTTCTTAGGTTTCACCTTAGGTATTACTTCTGTTATGGGACTTTTAAAGGGCTATACAGTAACAACTATTTTCATTGCTGTGCTTGTACTTGGCCTTCCAATATTTGATACAGCTTTTGCTATTCTTAGAAGATTTTTAGCTGGAAAACCTATTATGTCGCCAGACCGTGGGCATTTACATCATCGTCTTGTAGATAGAGGCTATACACAAAAACAAGCTGTTGTTACCCTCTATGGTATTAGTGGCATTCTTGGTGTATCTGCTATTGCATTCTTCAACAGAGACCTAAAGTTTGCCTTGCTTGTCTTTATTATGATGGGCTGCCTCCTTTATTTCACAGTAAAAACCATGGCAACTCATGATAAAGATAACGAATCATAATAGTAACAAAAACTCCTTCTAGTAGGAGTTTTTTTTTATTCAAAACTCACTCTATCGCCTGTAAAATTTAGGTGATATACTTAATTTATATGAAAGGAAGAAAAAGGAGTATTTGTAATGCCAGATATTATTACCCATTATATTTTTGGACTTGATACTGCCCATAATATTAAACAATCCCCTCTTTACAAAGTATTAAAAGAGAATAAAGATTTATTTTTAGTAGGACTTCAAGGGCCTGATCCTATCTATTATCATCGATTAAAGCAAAAAGACTCAAAAGCCTATATTGCTACTAAGATGCATGCAGAAAAAACAGGTGATTTTTTAGTTTCCGCCTTATGTTATATGAAAAAATTCGAAGTGGATTCGAAAGAGTTCAATGAATGTCTCAGTTATTTAAGTGGGTTTATTTGCCATTATATTCTTGATTCCATGGCACATCCTTATATTTTTCATCTAGGAGGTCGCTATATCGAGGATATGCCCGAAACTAGCAAGTATAAAGGTGTTCATAAAAAACTGGAAGTTGCCATTGACACTATTTTATGTGAAGAAAAATTCAACATGAAAAGCTCTAAATTTAAGGTGCATAAACATATTTTAAAAGACTTACACATACCTGACAGCATTACAGGTTTATTCGATGATACTTTGTTTTTATTATATGGCATTAATAATGGGGGGCAAACTTTCAAAGAAGCTTATAAAGATACTCGTACCTATTATAAACTAACCTATGATCGCATTGGAGCGAAGAAAGCTCTTGTTAATATGGCTTCCCCTGTAACTCCAAAAGGACTATCGCCATTCCTTGCAACTTTTTCATATTACAACTGTGTTAATCCTTTATATGATTATATGAATCGTAGTAAAAAAGTATGGCTTCATCCTGTGACAGGTAATGTTTATACCTTTAGCTTTTATGATATTTTAAGAAATGCTAATAAGAAAAGCACCTTACTTTTATTAGCTGCTTATGACTTTGCTACTTCTAAAATATCTGCTGATGACTTTAGACTCTATCTTCCTAATATTTCTTATTTAACAGGTCTTAGTACAGAAGATACCAGACCTATGAAGTATATTAGTCCGGACTACAGTAGAATTTGATTAAAAGAATAAATATAAAAAGTAATGCAGAATGAATAATTACGGACGGTTCCTTCTGTATTACTTTTTTACTCTTAGTTACCAAAAAGAGGATGCTATATATAGCATCCTCTTTTTGGTAACTAACTAACTTCCTTGCAATCTTCTTTTAGCTTGTAAAATAATCTCTCTTACTGTTAATACTAGCAGTTTCCTTGTTTTTTCATCTACATTTTCAAAATGGCACCTAATGGTAAAAAGGTCTAAGGCTTCATTATAAGTCTGCTCTACGATTCTTGCTTCCAGTATAATAGGTCTCTTATTAAGGATAATAGAAAACTTAAAGCCACTTCCTTCTATCGCCTTTTTACTATGTATAAGCGCACCAGAAGCCGAAAAGTTAATCAGTGTAGCTTCTACAGATATCGGCTCCATAATATTGATTAAACGACGATAAGGTACACGCTTATAGAAACGTTGATTATACTTATATAACCTAATATTCTTCATGATGTAGTAACCTGGTTCATCGGGTAGTGGTTTAAGCTCTACTTCACCCCTGTACTTTAAGTACTCAATATCAATTCTTCCTTTAAGTTCAATCTCTGTTTTGTGGAATTGACGTATATCCCTATCACCTAGTTCTATAGCTACAACATAGCCATCTACGCCCCTCTTATTTCTAATAATCATAGGAAAAGCTTTAGTACCATCACATATAAGTCTAAAAGGTAAGTTCAGCTTTAAAATCTTTGGCACAAGCGCACTATCTATTAGTTCCTCCATGAATAAGCCCCCCTTGTATCACAAATGGCTTTCTACTTTATCTACTTCTTTTAGTCCTTATATCCCTTGTCTATGCTTTATAGTAGTTGATTAAGCAACCTGCTAAAATAATTGCTCTCTCATCATCTGTTAAATCTTTAAGTGTTAAAGTGAACTCTTTCATATGATCGCCTAATACGTACGCTTTAATTTCACTTACTTTATCTTTTACGGCAGCTCTAATTCCTGGAATAAAGATATAATCTCCATTGGTAAATGGTAAATCTCCATCTAAAGTAAATGGTACCATACCCCAGTTAATAAGGTTAGAGCGGTATCTCTTGGTCGCATATTCTCTAGCAATATTTGCCCAGCCACCAAGTACTTTTTGACAAGATGCTGCTTGCTCACGAGCAGAACCGTCCCCTGGTTTATTAGCATAAATGGTGCTACCAATACCTGTTGCTTTTGGATCAATGTTTGCATAGCCTGGTAAAGCTTTAATTTGCTCAAATGCTACTTTAACTTCATCTAATACCTTAGTTGGATCTTCACCTTGAAGTCTGGCTACTTCAGCTTGTTGGACTTCTTTAGCATGTCCCACATAATCTGGTACACGTCGTGAAAGTGTAAATTCAGCAAGACGAAGTGGATTTGAGCGATAACTTGAAGTTTCTCCTGATGGAATAAGCTCATCTGTCGTTGTTACTTCATCATGAATCTCAGCTACTACTTTAATCAGTAAGTCATCTGTTAAATGTGACATTTTTGGCCAATCTGTAATGTTAGGTCCAAATTTAAGTTCAACATCTTTGTCTGCCTTGCCAACACCGTCATAGCAACGTGTATCATAAATGGCTTTGTCAAAGAAGTATTTTGGCTTAGTAAAGTTTAAATCAATCTCTGTTGCTGCTGTAAGTATCCCACCATTAAGAGCAGTAGCTGCAATACTACGTGCATCCATTAATGCTACTCCTGATATTTGACCATCACTAGGTTTTGAACCTTCACGGTTAGGGAAGTTACGTGTTGCATGACGAATGCTAAGGCCATTGTTAGAAGGTACATCTCCTGCGCCAAAGCAAGGGCCACAGAAAGCAGTTCTCATAGTAGCACCAGCTGCCATAAGGTCTGCTACTGCACCATTTTTAACTAAACTCATAAAAGTAGGTTGGCTAGATGGATAAATGCTTAAAGCAAATTCACCAGAACCAATACTATGTCCTCTTAAAATGTCCGCTGCGTCACAGATGTTATCATAGGTACCACCTGCGCAACCACCGATAAAGGCTTGTTGTACTAGAAGTTTACCATTTTCAATTTTATCCCTTAAAGTGAATGTTACTTTATTACTAGCAAAGCTTGCTGCTGCTTCTTTTTCTACTTTAGCAAGGATATCCTCAAGGTTTGCATTAAGTTCTTCAATAGTATAAGTGTTACTTGGATGGAATGGCATGGCTATCATAGGTTTTACTTTAGATAAATCAACTATAATAGCTCCATCATAATAGGTCACTTGACCTGGCTCTAATTTCTTATAAGCTTCTTTTCTACCATGCATCTCTAAGTACTCTTCAACCTTTTCATCTGTAGCCCAGATAGAAGATAAGCAGGTTGTTTCTGTAGTCATAACATCAATACCATTTCTGTATTCTACATTAAGGTTCTTAATGCCATCTCCTACGAATTCCATTACTTTATTTTTAACATAACCATTTTTAAACACTTCACC
Coding sequences:
- a CDS encoding glycogen/starch/alpha-glucan phosphorylase is translated as MSYGFSKEKFKGEILDHIRNFSRKTLEDASPQELYQAVAFAVRDVITDEWIETQHAYNTKTPKTLYYLSMEFLVGRALGNNLVNMGIMSSVQEALEELNIKIDINKIEDQEPDAGLGNGGLGRLAACFLDSLSTLSYPAYGCGIRYNYGIFKQQIEDGYQVEYPDDWLANGNPWEVKRNDNAQEIKFGGTVRNYMDENGRLHFVQENYDSVLAIPYDMPIVGYKNGFVNALRLWDAEAPQKFVLRFFDQGAYEKAVEQQTLAKTLVEVLYPNDNHYKGKELRLKQQYFFVSATVQQAVAKFKRTNPNIYMLPEKVIFQMNDTHPAIAVAELMRILLDQEGLTWEDAFDITSRTCAYTNHTIMIEALETWPIDLFQKLLPRIYQIIEELNRRFCMELRDVYHQPEHIIHNMSIICDGQIKMAYLAIVGSFSVNGVAAIHTEILKNNVLKNFYNIYPNKFNNKTNGITQRRWLGHANPELATLITDTIGDKWYKDLTHLKKLVPYSKDKAFIEKFRDIKYNNKVRLADYIKEHNGIVVNPDSIFDVQVKRLHEYKRQLMNVLHILMLYNEIKAKPNGNYVPRTFIFGAKAAPGYTRAKLIIKLINSVADLVNNDPMTKDYLTVVFIENYCVSNAEIIIPAANVSEQISTASKEASGTSNMKFMLNGALTIGTLDGANIEIFEEVGKDNIFIFGLTCEEVLNLYQSGQYNPWDIYHNDSEIHSILNLLINGALSPKNPGLFVELYESLLNRAGDNLADPYFILKDLRAYHTAQKALEYAYLDEVTWNQKAIINTACSGKFSSDRTIKQYADEIWGLKPLKIK
- a CDS encoding adenine nucleotide alpha hydrolase family protein, encoding MNYKVLVGITIQENSRRLIAEGFNLSQSIDAPLHILHIRKGETIFDRPESSELLSDLFAYGGELGGEVHFLCSNNIPETITSFIKENDITHLVIGETPNGNTISPGSSVYEQLKSQIGDIEIVVLPREIIEDKMA
- a CDS encoding rhamnogalacturonan lyase family protein, producing MSLGLRKDFKLRRILAKTLALSMIGIGSLTSITIPTSAATVRQVEALDRGLVAVKVNEGVFLSWRLLGTEGYATSFNLYRNGVKIAGPIVSSTNYVDSNGKVTDSYYVRTVVNSIEQTESDSVGVWNNNYLDVPINKPGSIYSANDATVADVDGDGAYEIILKWDPSDSQDNSKSGYTSNVYIDCYELNGTHKWRIDLGKNIRAGAHYTQFIAYDFDGDGKAEIAMKTADGTKDGGGTTIGDASKDYRNSSGYILSGPEYLTLFEGDTGEIINTVDFTPPRGTVSSWGDNYGNRVDRFLAGVAYLDGQKPYLIMARGYYTRAVISAYEISSGKLNKKWTFDSSTSGNSSYAGQGNHNLSVADVDDDGYDEIVYGSAIIDHNGKGLYTTGMGHGDALHVGDFDPTHSGLEIYQVHEEKGSNIESVQLRHAKTGKALWSVKTGTDVGRGLIANIGPDYYPYVALSSVGNFDKNGNKISINTGSFGINFAIWWDGDLYREGLDRTYINKWNWNTKSTDRLLTGSNVHSNNSTKATPSLSGDILGDWREEVIWPTSDDTALRIYTTTALTDTKLYTLMHDTQYRTAIAWQNVAYNQPPHPSYYIGTDMKSPSQPAIYAVGDYVEKEVKSKEPVIGAQIKEGQYMIKNVKSGLYLDVAGGVAANGTNVQQWGANGAAAYNTWTIKSVGNGYYKLYSGVGDGSYLLDVDYGKTADGTNIQIYQDTASDAQLFKFVANNDGSYGIVTKVSQDLSSLDVYANSTSNGANVCEWTYAGGANQRWILEEVVTTPTPTPTPTSTPIPTPTPTPTPEPSSEMAKLEASINDWGGAFGVDIKVINQGTVTCESWRLKLLQVDFNVTSSWNVDMISQGEEIVITPASWQAKLAPNSAATFGMICNGKPNANFEYTLELLDASGTVIASSSRK
- a CDS encoding L-threonylcarbamoyladenylate synthase translates to MKTSIITDTTALLEAANILQQGGLVASPTETVYGLCANALNENAVKNIYKAKGRPSDNPLIVHIADLEMLSPLVEEVPPMARTLMEHFWPGPLTLIFKASSLVPKVVTGGLDTVAIRFPSHPIIQQLIKASGLPLAAPSANTSGKPSPTNASRVIEDLEGKIDAIIVGDSSKYGVESTVVDTTGEVATILRPGGITAEMIEAVLGSVTIDPAISHALKEGELPKAPGMKYIHYSPNAEVIIVDGEESLVISKMNELIVSAHSQGKKVGVLATDETKEHFKADLVISAGTTKNLTTIAAHLFEALRTFDDADIDIVYSLAFPKKGIGNAIMNRLEKSAGYHIIKL
- the rpiB gene encoding ribose 5-phosphate isomerase B, which gives rise to MIAIGCDHGGFALKQEIIAYFKANGTEFKDFGCMSEEAVDYPDYAKSVSKAVLSGECEKGVLICGTGIGISIAANKIPGIRCALCHDVFSAEATRLHNDTNIVALGGRVIGPGLAIKVVDTFLKTPFSNEERHIKRISKIEEK
- the upp gene encoding uracil phosphoribosyltransferase produces the protein MENVFIMDHPLIQHKVGRLRSHDTGSKEFRELVREIAQLMCYEATRNLPLEDYEVETPLTKTTCKRIAGKNLSIVPILRAGLGMVDGMLDLLPTAKVGHIGLYRDPETLHPVEYYCKLPKDVEERDFFVLDPMLATGGSAIAAIQFIKDRGATSINFLCLIAAPEGIKALQAAHPDVKIYAASLDEKLNDHAYIMPGLGDAGDRLFGTK
- a CDS encoding glycosyltransferase family 4 protein, which encodes MGNIDYAILYAIAFVLAFLIAFFATPLAKKIAFKVGAIAKPRKRDMHKVPIPRMGGIAIFAGFMITFLTLIWKLPLVNIKQTLGVFIGCTMIFLLGFFDDIFELPAKPKFLIQILAAAVVALCGVRIDFFTIPFIGDKEFYTTFLAIPATVIWIVAITNAVNLIDGLDGLAAGVSSIASLCLMVLSIYFDNPPGAFLTAILAGSCMGFLPYNFNPASIFMGDTGSTFLGFTLGITSVMGLLKGYTVTTIFIAVLVLGLPIFDTAFAILRRFLAGKPIMSPDRGHLHHRLVDRGYTQKQAVVTLYGISGILGVSAIAFFNRDLKFALLVFIMMGCLLYFTVKTMATHDKDNES
- a CDS encoding zinc dependent phospholipase C family protein, producing the protein MPDIITHYIFGLDTAHNIKQSPLYKVLKENKDLFLVGLQGPDPIYYHRLKQKDSKAYIATKMHAEKTGDFLVSALCYMKKFEVDSKEFNECLSYLSGFICHYILDSMAHPYIFHLGGRYIEDMPETSKYKGVHKKLEVAIDTILCEEKFNMKSSKFKVHKHILKDLHIPDSITGLFDDTLFLLYGINNGGQTFKEAYKDTRTYYKLTYDRIGAKKALVNMASPVTPKGLSPFLATFSYYNCVNPLYDYMNRSKKVWLHPVTGNVYTFSFYDILRNANKKSTLLLLAAYDFATSKISADDFRLYLPNISYLTGLSTEDTRPMKYISPDYSRI